The following are encoded together in the Pedobacter steynii genome:
- a CDS encoding prephenate dehydrogenase has translation MNVGIIGLGDMGKMYAIGFSKAGYQVYGSDLPERRDELNEALNPYGITILPDGKEVSRVCDVIFYAVESEKIEQVLAMYGSSTKYGAIVAGQTSVKHPEIVAFEKYLPKDIHIITCHSLHGPGFDPAGQKMIVIPHRTTETAYQRMTDLLSCLGSELVEMKDYHDHDRIVADTQAATHVGFESMGTAWAAAGFFPWENASYLGGIDNVKILTTLRIFSYKAHIYAGLAILNPFARQQVKRYAQSESELFKMMIMEQEKTFRERLYKVRDFVFHESRKPLLLDDQVMQEFSLSSNPGVRKANSHLSLLSMADAWYHLKINPYDNLICQTPPFRLRLGIVEYLFRNEELLEESINAALFDKSIRADDLEFHSAVREWTSIIGYGDMDGYKQHFDQTKLFFKDRLEHGREQSSAMIKRLTDQTFLP, from the coding sequence ATGAATGTAGGAATCATCGGCCTTGGTGACATGGGCAAAATGTATGCAATAGGCTTTTCTAAAGCTGGTTATCAGGTTTATGGTTCAGACCTTCCGGAACGGAGAGATGAACTGAACGAAGCCTTAAACCCCTATGGGATTACCATTTTGCCGGACGGAAAAGAAGTGTCGAGGGTTTGTGACGTGATTTTCTATGCGGTTGAATCCGAAAAAATTGAGCAGGTATTGGCCATGTACGGCAGTTCTACCAAATATGGGGCTATTGTAGCCGGACAGACTTCGGTAAAACATCCGGAGATTGTGGCTTTTGAAAAGTATCTGCCTAAAGACATACATATTATTACTTGTCATTCTTTGCATGGGCCTGGCTTCGATCCTGCAGGCCAGAAAATGATTGTCATTCCACACCGGACCACTGAAACCGCTTATCAGCGCATGACAGACCTCCTCTCCTGCCTGGGCTCTGAATTGGTAGAAATGAAGGACTACCATGACCATGACCGGATTGTGGCAGATACGCAGGCAGCCACACATGTGGGCTTTGAAAGTATGGGCACGGCCTGGGCTGCAGCAGGCTTTTTCCCCTGGGAAAATGCCTCTTATCTGGGTGGAATAGATAATGTAAAGATCCTCACTACATTGAGGATTTTTAGCTATAAAGCGCATATCTATGCCGGTCTGGCTATTCTAAACCCCTTTGCCCGGCAACAGGTGAAACGTTATGCCCAATCAGAATCAGAACTTTTTAAGATGATGATCATGGAGCAGGAAAAGACCTTCCGGGAACGCTTGTATAAAGTGCGGGATTTTGTTTTCCATGAAAGCAGGAAGCCTTTGCTGCTGGATGATCAGGTAATGCAGGAATTTTCTCTTTCTTCTAATCCGGGAGTAAGAAAAGCCAATTCCCATCTCAGTCTTCTGAGTATGGCTGATGCCTGGTATCATTTAAAGATCAACCCGTATGATAACCTGATTTGTCAGACTCCTCCTTTTCGTTTGAGACTGGGGATTGTAGAATACCTTTTCCGAAATGAAGAATTGCTGGAAGAATCAATCAATGCCGCATTATTCGATAAAAGCATCCGGGCCGACGACCTGGAGTTTCATTCTGCAGTAAGGGAATGGACTTCCATCATCGGATATGGAGATATGGATGGTTATAAACAGCATTTTGATCAGACCAAGCTGTTTTTCAAAGACCGGTTGGAACACGGCCGTGAACAAAGCTCAGCAATGATCAAAAGGCTGACAGATCAGACATTCCTTCCTTAG
- the bla gene encoding class A beta-lactamase, subclass A2, which produces MKRNSPIFLALTASIFSTAVFAQTSPLQQKMDSIIHSKKADVGVSVLFLEDHKIVSVNGDKHYPMQSVYKFHLALAVLNQVDQGKLALDQKILVKKSDLLPDTWSPLRDQYPEGNVELRLSEILKYTVSQSDNNGCDILFRLIGGTKKAHQFIVKQGIKDISITGTEEEMHKDDQVQFRNWTTPKAANELLKKFWEGKVLKKPTADFLMKVMEETVTGTGKIKGLLPQGTVVAHKTGNSGTNKAGIISASNDIGIVTLPNGKKMLISAFVSMSKENDKEVDKIIAELSKAAYDEAVK; this is translated from the coding sequence ATGAAACGAAATTCCCCAATTTTTTTAGCGCTTACCGCCTCCATTTTTTCTACCGCAGTATTTGCACAAACCAGCCCGCTCCAGCAAAAAATGGACAGCATCATCCACAGCAAAAAAGCTGATGTAGGGGTGTCTGTCTTATTTTTAGAAGATCATAAAATTGTCTCTGTAAACGGAGATAAACACTATCCCATGCAGAGTGTTTACAAATTTCATCTGGCCCTGGCGGTGTTGAACCAGGTAGATCAGGGAAAGCTTGCCCTTGATCAAAAAATCCTTGTTAAGAAAAGCGACCTGCTTCCGGATACCTGGAGTCCTTTACGGGATCAGTATCCTGAAGGAAATGTAGAATTACGTTTATCAGAAATCCTGAAATATACCGTCTCACAAAGTGATAACAACGGCTGCGACATTCTGTTCAGACTCATTGGAGGTACTAAAAAAGCCCATCAGTTTATTGTAAAGCAAGGCATTAAGGACATTTCAATTACCGGAACGGAAGAAGAAATGCATAAAGATGACCAGGTACAATTCCGCAACTGGACTACCCCAAAGGCTGCCAACGAACTGCTTAAGAAATTCTGGGAAGGTAAAGTACTTAAAAAGCCAACTGCTGACTTCCTGATGAAAGTGATGGAAGAAACCGTGACCGGTACCGGTAAGATTAAAGGGTTATTACCTCAGGGAACGGTTGTTGCCCATAAAACAGGAAATTCGGGAACCAATAAAGCAGGCATTATTTCCGCTTCCAATGACATTGGAATTGTAACCCTTCCTAATGGAAAAAAGATGCTCATTTCCGCTTTTGTATCGATGTCAAAAGAGAACGATAAAGAAGTCGATAAAATTATTGCCGAGCTTTCCAAAGCTGCTTATGATGAAGCAGTAAAATAA
- a CDS encoding SDR family NAD(P)-dependent oxidoreductase: MTNLKNKVALVTGGSRGIGAAIVKRLSAEGAQVAFTYSSSAEKAESLVKEVENNGGQAYAIKADSGSYEEVTAAVEKAAAQFGKIDILVNNAGVADGKAFEEYTQEDFNKMFDVNVKGVFFGTQAALKFIPDGGRIITIGSCLAEIVSVPNITLYAMSKSALVSFNKGLARDLGDRKITVNLVNPGPTETDMNPATGPSADAARERMAIKEYGTAEGIASLVAWVAGEESKYMTGTSLTMDSGTNT; this comes from the coding sequence ATGACAAATCTAAAAAACAAAGTTGCATTGGTTACCGGCGGAAGCAGAGGTATTGGCGCAGCTATAGTAAAAAGACTAAGTGCTGAAGGGGCTCAGGTAGCTTTCACTTACTCAAGCTCTGCAGAAAAAGCGGAGAGCCTGGTGAAAGAGGTAGAAAACAACGGTGGTCAGGCTTATGCGATTAAAGCAGATAGCGGAAGCTATGAAGAAGTAACTGCTGCTGTAGAAAAAGCGGCGGCTCAGTTTGGCAAAATAGATATCCTGGTTAACAATGCCGGTGTTGCAGATGGGAAAGCTTTCGAGGAATATACCCAGGAGGATTTTAACAAGATGTTTGATGTGAACGTGAAGGGTGTATTTTTTGGTACTCAGGCGGCATTAAAATTTATTCCTGATGGCGGCAGAATCATTACCATAGGCAGCTGTCTGGCGGAAATTGTCTCCGTTCCTAATATTACCTTATACGCTATGAGTAAATCGGCTTTAGTAAGCTTTAATAAAGGATTGGCACGTGATCTTGGAGATAGAAAAATTACAGTTAACCTGGTGAATCCGGGACCAACAGAAACCGATATGAATCCGGCTACCGGCCCCTCAGCAGATGCAGCCAGAGAACGTATGGCCATTAAAGAATATGGAACGGCTGAAGGAATCGCTTCGTTGGTAGCCTGGGTTGCTGGTGAGGAATCGAAGTATATGACAGGTACTTCACTAACAATGGATAGCGGAACAAATACCTAA
- a CDS encoding winged helix-turn-helix transcriptional regulator has protein sequence MRKESSTNNINEKRLRELCGTSYALSIIGGRWKPTIICRLMYGKVRYGELRDSIVGISERMLVQQLRELEKDGILKRIVHAQVPPKVEYELTEDGLSMQPMLSKMSEWGNNHKAKYQKMEEEVA, from the coding sequence ATGAGAAAAGAGAGCTCAACGAACAATATCAACGAGAAAAGGTTAAGGGAATTATGCGGTACATCTTACGCATTATCCATTATTGGCGGTCGCTGGAAGCCAACTATCATCTGCAGACTGATGTATGGAAAGGTGAGATACGGCGAACTCAGGGATTCTATAGTGGGGATTTCTGAACGGATGCTGGTGCAGCAATTGAGAGAACTGGAAAAAGATGGAATTCTAAAAAGGATTGTCCATGCTCAGGTTCCGCCAAAGGTAGAATACGAGCTTACTGAAGATGGATTGTCTATGCAACCCATGCTCAGTAAGATGTCGGAATGGGGAAATAACCACAAGGCTAAATACCAGAAAATGGAAGAAGAGGTCGCTTAA
- a CDS encoding family 20 glycosylhydrolase, with the protein MNTIKQAFAFSITLLFCIISNTTFAQDSLFIIPKPLQQIAKPGFYNYGPATEVFSSKSFLEAADLLHEHPYIRFNKVKTLRSGKKAPAKGIILIAAEKDDSLAKDAYRLEISTARIVITAHQPEAVLNGIATLRQLALTRKDGRQLPAVWIEDRPAFGYRGLMLDVSRHFFPIPFLKKYIDLMSLYKLNTFHWHLTDGAGWRLEIKKYPELTNKAAWRTDANWKYWWNNGRQYAEIGSPNAFGGYYTAEQAKDLIRYAAKRGITVIPEIEMPAHTEEVLAAYPHLSCYGLPYKNSEFCIGNEETFHFLQNVLDEVLEIFPSRYIHIGGDEADKSAWKKCPKCQKIIKDFDLKDEHGLQSYAVKRMETYLNSKGRKLIGWDEILEGGLAPDATVMSWRGEKGGIEAANSGHDVIMTPGSHLYFDAYQTNPTGQPEAIGGYLPLPKVYAYQPRSKEINSDKQKHVLGVQANLWTEYMPTTNQVEYMAFPRALALSEVAWTPEQNKNWNDFQLRLQKHYLLLQRLNVNYYAPSNELSILSKFNIAEQKAVVSISSEQFKPEIRYTVDGSNPVAGSALYTEAGIPLNTSAKVKAVIFKNKVPMGKIQELELDVHRAIGKKVIYNNKWSNSYPAQKEITLVNGQSGDLTYGDGQWQGFLGDFDVTIDMDLSSPLTQLKVRFMQLTGPGVYMPANVTVAVSEDGKEFKTIQCLENDVPYTDASLRFKTFVFDLKGNTARYLRITGKNEKKGFMFSDEVVVY; encoded by the coding sequence ATGAACACCATCAAACAGGCTTTTGCCTTTTCCATTACGTTATTATTTTGTATAATTTCTAACACCACTTTTGCCCAGGATTCTTTATTTATTATTCCTAAACCTTTACAACAAATTGCAAAACCAGGGTTTTATAACTATGGTCCGGCAACAGAAGTGTTTTCCAGCAAATCATTTCTGGAAGCTGCAGACCTGCTTCATGAACATCCGTATATCAGGTTTAACAAAGTGAAAACCCTTCGCTCCGGAAAGAAAGCACCGGCTAAGGGTATTATCCTGATTGCTGCAGAAAAAGACGACAGTCTTGCTAAGGATGCTTACCGGTTGGAAATCAGCACAGCGCGCATCGTCATCACCGCTCATCAGCCGGAAGCGGTACTGAATGGCATAGCTACCCTTCGCCAGCTGGCCTTAACCAGAAAAGACGGAAGGCAGTTGCCAGCGGTATGGATAGAAGATCGTCCGGCTTTTGGTTACCGCGGACTGATGCTGGATGTGTCCCGGCATTTCTTCCCGATCCCCTTCCTGAAAAAATACATAGACCTGATGTCTCTATATAAATTAAACACCTTCCACTGGCATTTAACCGATGGTGCTGGCTGGAGACTGGAAATTAAGAAATATCCGGAGTTAACCAACAAAGCCGCATGGCGGACAGATGCCAACTGGAAATACTGGTGGAATAACGGACGCCAATACGCAGAAATCGGTAGCCCGAATGCATTTGGTGGCTACTATACTGCTGAACAGGCCAAAGATCTGATCAGGTATGCGGCGAAACGGGGAATTACCGTGATCCCTGAAATCGAGATGCCTGCACATACAGAAGAAGTTTTAGCAGCCTACCCTCATTTGTCCTGCTACGGACTGCCTTATAAAAATTCGGAATTTTGCATTGGCAATGAAGAGACTTTCCACTTTCTTCAGAACGTGCTGGATGAGGTATTGGAGATCTTCCCTTCCAGATACATCCACATCGGTGGTGATGAAGCAGATAAATCAGCCTGGAAAAAATGTCCGAAATGTCAGAAAATCATTAAAGATTTCGATTTAAAAGATGAACATGGCTTACAAAGCTATGCCGTTAAAAGAATGGAAACCTATTTAAACAGCAAAGGAAGAAAGCTAATCGGATGGGATGAAATCCTGGAAGGCGGACTGGCCCCGGATGCGACGGTAATGAGCTGGAGAGGTGAAAAAGGAGGTATTGAAGCAGCAAATTCCGGCCATGATGTGATCATGACCCCGGGATCACACCTGTATTTTGATGCCTATCAGACCAATCCGACCGGACAACCGGAAGCGATTGGTGGTTACCTTCCTTTACCAAAGGTGTATGCTTATCAACCCCGCTCAAAAGAAATCAACAGCGATAAACAAAAACATGTGCTGGGTGTGCAGGCCAATCTATGGACAGAATATATGCCGACCACGAATCAGGTGGAATATATGGCTTTCCCAAGGGCACTTGCTTTGTCGGAAGTAGCCTGGACGCCTGAACAAAACAAAAACTGGAATGATTTTCAGTTGCGCCTGCAAAAGCATTACCTTTTACTGCAACGCTTAAATGTAAACTATTATGCGCCTTCCAATGAACTGAGCATCCTCTCTAAATTCAATATTGCAGAGCAGAAAGCAGTGGTGAGCATCAGCTCTGAGCAGTTTAAGCCGGAAATAAGATATACAGTTGATGGAAGTAATCCGGTAGCGGGCTCAGCCTTATATACCGAGGCAGGAATTCCGCTAAATACCTCTGCAAAGGTGAAAGCCGTCATTTTTAAAAATAAAGTTCCTATGGGTAAAATTCAGGAACTGGAACTGGATGTGCACCGGGCCATTGGTAAAAAGGTCATCTACAACAATAAATGGAGCAATAGCTACCCTGCCCAAAAGGAAATTACCCTGGTAAACGGACAAAGCGGAGACCTGACCTATGGAGATGGACAATGGCAGGGCTTTCTTGGCGATTTTGACGTCACCATTGACATGGATCTTTCCAGCCCCTTAACACAGTTGAAAGTTCGGTTTATGCAATTAACCGGTCCTGGGGTATATATGCCTGCGAATGTTACAGTAGCTGTCTCCGAAGACGGAAAGGAGTTTAAAACCATTCAATGCCTGGAGAATGATGTGCCTTATACAGACGCTTCCCTAAGGTTTAAGACTTTTGTATTTGACCTGAAAGGAAATACTGCCCGTTACCTTAGGATAACGGGAAAAAACGAGAAAAAAGGATTTATGTTCAGTGATGAGGTGGTCGTTTATTAA
- a CDS encoding YegJ family protein, whose amino-acid sequence MGLLSRFFGKNKVVERTAEPDLVYIPNEDERMNWAIEKAGLTLWYFEESLKSPDAGQEYFSIKVMIEDAGRVEHIWLTAPDFDEEGNLYGEVGNEPVQIKTVKLGQKIGVMRSMISDWMIVEKGRLIGGYTIRAIREGIPESDRPAFDESIGLHVDAGVDHFKADFNTPEGAILSLEEAYQENDIDKALFCKDFYQEAKLMLSTLDFQMEEEMIISTSEALALSFVNYIEKEGMPDFSNISRAFTNREKVDENYWIITEVCTYPDGGSSEQRLQTYKTTQGWRVLGVAS is encoded by the coding sequence ATGGGTTTATTGTCACGTTTTTTTGGAAAAAACAAAGTCGTAGAAAGAACAGCTGAGCCGGATTTGGTTTATATACCAAATGAGGATGAGCGTATGAACTGGGCAATTGAAAAAGCCGGGCTCACCTTGTGGTATTTTGAAGAGAGCCTGAAGAGCCCTGATGCCGGTCAGGAGTATTTTTCGATTAAAGTGATGATTGAAGATGCTGGCCGGGTGGAACACATCTGGCTGACGGCCCCGGATTTCGACGAGGAGGGCAATTTATATGGCGAAGTAGGAAATGAGCCGGTTCAGATCAAAACGGTTAAACTAGGTCAGAAGATAGGGGTAATGAGGTCTATGATTTCGGACTGGATGATCGTAGAAAAAGGCCGCCTGATTGGAGGATATACGATCAGGGCAATCAGGGAAGGAATTCCTGAATCAGACCGGCCGGCATTTGATGAATCTATTGGCCTTCATGTAGATGCGGGTGTAGACCATTTTAAAGCTGATTTCAATACACCCGAAGGAGCAATACTATCATTGGAAGAAGCTTATCAGGAAAACGACATCGACAAAGCACTATTTTGTAAGGACTTTTATCAGGAAGCAAAACTAATGCTGTCCACGCTGGACTTTCAGATGGAGGAGGAGATGATCATCAGTACTTCGGAAGCTTTGGCACTTTCTTTTGTAAATTATATAGAAAAGGAGGGGATGCCTGATTTTTCGAACATCAGCAGGGCTTTTACGAACCGGGAAAAGGTGGACGAAAACTATTGGATCATTACTGAAGTTTGCACTTATCCGGATGGTGGCAGTTCAGAACAAAGGTTACAAACCTATAAAACCACCCAGGGATGGAGGGTATTAGGGGTAGCGAGCTAA